Proteins encoded within one genomic window of Bemisia tabaci chromosome 2, PGI_BMITA_v3:
- the LOC109031816 gene encoding uncharacterized protein, whose product MRTHLPLSTLVFIAQGILVHPEVAQDCPYQSHREGPNLQIRRIKPTFNAEAQRVDVSGKHAFKPPGPKDQRGPCPGLNAMANHNYIPHNGITTLSDMIEGAYKVFGLAPDLGLILGMAGIGYAGNLRSVSIGGPSDEVSAGPFPTPQGLSYSHNKFELDSSPTRGDLYMYGDAAKLQLSQFKDLLDMGKGPNPNYDFDTADAFYEKRLKQCKSSNPYFFHPPVPAIVLFGAYEFIPR is encoded by the coding sequence ATGAGGACCCACTTACCATTATCGACGCTGGTCTTCATTGCCCAGGGCATACTAGTCCATCCAGAGGTTGCTCAAGATTGTCCATATCAGTCCCATCGAGAGGGGCCAAATCTTCAAATTCGACGCATAAAACCCACCTTCAATGCGGAGGCACAGAGAGTAGACGTTTCCGGGAAGCACGCCTTCAAGCCTCCCGGACCGAAAGACCAGCGAGGTCCCTGTCCAGGGCTCAACGCAATGGCAAACCACAACTACATTCCACACAACGGTATTACAACGCTCTCGGATATGATAGAGGGAGCTTACAAGGTCTTCGGATTGGCGCCAGATCTTGGATTGATCCTTGGTATGGCTGGCATTGGTTATGCTGGAAACTTGAGATCGGTAAGTATCGGAGGTCCTAGTGATGAAGTTTCCGCTGGCCCTTTCCCAACACCTCAAGGCCTTTCTTACAGTCATAACAAGTTCGAGTTAGATTCCTCCCCAACTCGTGGCGACCTCTACATGTACGGCGATGCCGCGAAGCTTCAACTTTCCCAGTTCAAAGACCTTTTAGATATGGGGAAAGGGCCCAACCCTAATTACGACTTTGATACTGCTGACGCTTTCTACGAGAAACGTTTGAAACAATGCAAGAGCAGTAACCCGTACTTTTTTCATCCGCCAGTCCCGGCAATTGTACTTTTCGGCGCTTACGAATTCATCCCTCGTTGA